From Gadus morhua chromosome 14, gadMor3.0, whole genome shotgun sequence:
ATTATTAAACAgatgagggaaaaaaagtttaaaatatACACTTAAAAGAGTGCATATGTAGTTGGGTTTACAAAACTATTATTAAACAGCTATTAAAAGAGCCACTTTAAAATCGGTTTAAAGATTAATCCATCATTACTAGTTAAATAGTAATGTTTACAGTTCATTTCCCATGCTACTTTAACAAAGACATGTCTTTAATTTAAATCTCACGCACTAAACGTGCACAAAATAGGTGTGTTAATAAAAGCCATTAATAATGGACTCTTTCTGTGGCACAACCTCGTCCTCCATTGACCTATACAGGGAAACAGAAACTTTGGTTTCAGAAAACAGAAACTTCTGTTTCTCGATGCAGTTCAATGGAGGACaacatttattatatatttttatattaatatataataaatgtataatCTGCAGAGAAACAGAACTTGCGAGATCAAAATAGTCTCACAAGGTAAGGTTCATATTGTTGTGAAAACATCAGTCTGCAGCCTCAACTCTGTTAACTTAAAAAAGTTCACACTGAAGGTTGATCATTGATGTCATTGGTCCGGTATTATTATCCACTGGAAGATAATCATCTGTTATTAGTAGTAATTAACACAATGGGTAAAAAACGTTTTAATTAATCTGAATCATCAATAATAACAGTTTATTATCATCTGTTACAACGGTTATTAAGTTCCAAGAAAAGCTTTCTAATCTCTGATTAGAGTGTGTTTTAAATAACACTATGGCATTAAATGAAACCTTTTaaatataacataaaaaaaaaacgtgcacAGGTATAAAACATGTGTTTATTAATAGACACATAGGTATAAAAcatgatataataatatatattattataatataattcattattataatatatattataatataataaagaaAAGACTCAAAAAGATGCCAATGCCTTCATCAAAACTGTGAAGTCCCAGGGATCTTTGATCAGAACGGTGAACACCTATAGTCTATGGTTACAACTTACCACCTATCTGATGCAGTCTATGGTGAAGACCTATCCAATAAAGTCTACGGTGAACATCTATCCGATACAGTCTATGGTGAACATCTGTCCACGAAGGGCTGCTCCACTCAAAGTTCATCACAAGGTTGTTAGAAGGTTCGTCAGCATGTTTCTGGGCTTCCATTTGCAAAATCGACAGGATACTTCTTCAGGAACTATTGGCAAACCGTAGAAAAACGTGAAAAAAACGTATATTGTGATCCATTGTGCTTGTCTAtagtgatgagagagagaagggcgatagagggagagagaaaagagataaAACCATCCAAGTTGTAGGTCTGAATAATCTCCTGTGTGCTGGTTCAGTCACCAATTGACTAGGGTCAGGGTTAATGTTAGggtgaaggtcaggggtcagtgtTTGGGTAAAGGTCATGGGGTTAGTGTGAAGGTCAGGGTAAGGGTGAAGGCCAGGGGTTAGGGtgaaggtcagggttagggtgaaggtCAGGGTTAGGCTGAAGGTCAGGGATCAGTATGAGGGTAAAGGTCacggggttagggtcaggggtcacgccAGAGAGCTCCGTCCAGAGTTCTGGATCAGCCACCCTTTGGGTTCTCCCAGCTCCCCGCTGGCCTGGCTCACAAACACAGTGGGGGGCTCAGAGGGGAACGTCTCCCGCCGGGGgtcccggctcctcctcttcctcttggtGAAGCGGGGCAAGGGGGGGCCGTAagaggtgcatgctgggagggCCCGGGTCccggaggaagagcaggagccCAGGCGCGCCAGCGGCACCGGGATCTCCTCCAGAGACTCGGCCGAGTCAGAGTGGTACTCTGCGGGCGGCCCCGCGGCCTGCAGCGGGGCCCGAGGGCCTGGCCCCGGCCCCAGGCTGGGGGCCCGCGAGGCTGGAGCGGGCCTCGGAGGGAAGGCTGCGTGGGGTAGCTCCGGCCCCCCGCAGAGCTCCGCTGTGAAACCATCCAGGAGCCGTATTATATGTAGACATACATGACAatattctattttattattatagattaacattattattatatattagtattatacaatattatatatatctattacTTGTATTATTATACATTAACACTGTTATAAAGTATTAACGTTATTATATTTAGATTATATTTTCAAATTATAATCAAGAAAAttggtataatataatatatataaactttTAGGACTCTTAGGATTTTACTTTATTATAAATGTTTGTGTGCTACTaccaggtggtgtgtgtgtttctgaaggCACTCGGTGAACcttcctcttctttttcttctttctctgtcAAGGCACAAACCATCACAGCTTTATTAATTCAGCCCTAAACCCCAGCCCTTAACCCTAACAACAACAGCTAATTAATTCAGCCCTTAACCCTCGAGCTTAACCCTAACACCCCTAGCTTTATTTATTCAGCCCTTAACAGTAGTCTCACAAATCTGATAGCAGGCCAGCACAAATCTGGTTGAAAAGGGCGCTTTACTGTCTTCACTCGATATTTGCTTTGACAATATCATGCTGCTGGAGGTAGCAATCAACTGCAGCGATTATTGGCTAAAAGCAAACGCAAACTCAGACAGCTCATTTTCCAGAGGGGAGACTTCCTAAAAACATTCTGTCCGGAAACCAAAGTATCTGCAAAGttttaaaatcaacaccatgtaGACTAACAAATGTAGGAATACACAACACACCCTTCTGTTAGCTTTCTCCTCTGTCTTTAACCTGCTGGAATAACCCTGTCTTCAACCAACTAAAATAAACCTGTCTAAAACCATCTCGAATAAACCCGTCTTTAACCTGCTTGAATGAACCTGTCTTTAACCTGCTgtaataaacagagagagagagagagagagagagagagagagagagagagagagagagagagagagagagagagagagagagagagagagagagagagagagagagagagagagagagagagagagagagagagagagagagagagagagagagagagagagagagagagagagagagagaatcacctgtgtgtgtgaagtggttTTGTCTTCTTCACCTCCACTGGAAATCCTTTTCATCTCACCATTCATATggaacctgacacacacacacacacacacacacgcacacgcacgcgcacacacacacacacacacacacacacacacacacacacacacacacacacacacacacacacacacacacacacacacactttagaacACTAGGTACACGAAGTCAAACTCTACCTTTAAACCTAGCAGTGGCCATTCTTTACCTCGAGGTTACACAAACTGCAATTTACTGCATTTAATTTCAGATGTCTTTTCAAAATCTTTAGTTTGAAACAAAATCTTTGTTATTGATTAGTTGGACGGGCCGTAGCAAGTGAATTCTATCATTATTATGGAGAATATCAGACATGTTTGTATCAACATTTACTTGAGAGAGTGAACAAATGTACTGGCCAAGCAATTCTTTAAATAAGCAACCCGCATGACATTTTACCAAATGGTCAAATCGATGCTATTCATTTTAGATCTGAAACAGCTTTACTttggagtgatactttcacaagtGAAATACCCGTCAGTATATTGTGGACATCGGCACGATAGATACGACACAGGGGCTCGACCAATCATCATGATGTACCAGCACGCGGTACGGTGAGGCTTACTGTAAACTATCGGGAGGAGCCAGGGTTCTGGGGTGGTCCACCTCAGGGTTGGTGTAGCCCAGGGTCCCAGAGTAGCTCAGTTCCTGAAACACAAGTTCAACCACATGAGGAAGTAGCTCCACTGGGTGCGTAAGTCTGAGGTTTGAGAAAGCTGAGCTAGAATGAATAAGTGCTAGGTAGTACTAGGTAGGTACGTTAGAATGAGGTAGTACTGGTGTCTATATGAGGTAGTTCTAGTGCCAAATACACAACTCCACAAGCCAGAACACAACAGAAGTGAGCATCAATGGAAGTTGACTACAAAATGGGAAAATTTGTATTGCCGGCTAAAGATATATATTCtaacgatatatatatttttatatctttagatttatatattatatactcaTTGAGTATAGTAGTAATGTGCATAGCCTAGCTTTGCCTTAACATGTGTAAGTGGAAAGTTCTACCCTGTTTGAGAAGTTTCATAACAGATTACAATATAGGCCTGTTGTCCTTTTATAGATTAATCCCACATTCTGCAACAGCATTCTGCAGATTGTGTGGAAATAACATCAAACGATGCCAAGAAGCCTGGCACATAGGAAGGTAACGTTTTAAAAGATTATGTATTTTTGAATGAGGTGCAGGCTAACCACACTCTATTCTGTATGATATTACAATAACAACGTGGACAAATGCAATAGTCATTTCTTGTCAACATCCGTGGCTTTTGCATTTGTGTCGTGGCGTTTGCAGTTgtgttttaggttttatgtTCAGTACCGGTATGAGGTAGAACTAGGTAGAACTAGGTAGTACTAGTACCTGTATGATGTTGGCTGAAGCCTTCCTCGTTGGAGTTTTAGCGCTGGCTCCTCTTGTTCCCTGTCGGTGGCGCTGTTTCACTATGTACTCATAAGTACTTAACCTGttccacactacacacacacacacacacacacacacacacacacacagtcacacacacacacacacacacacacacacacacacacacacacacacacacacacacacacacacacacacacacacacacacacacacacacacacacacacacacattaacaattCTCGAGTGGAAACAGGCTAGCCTGGTCACAAACATTATTCATTGAGTACAagtcattataataataatggaaaTGGCCTCTGAGTACATTCCCATTCTGACAATTGGCCCCTTAAATAGTACAGGCTGCTGTAGTCTTGGAAAAGTtggtcacacgcacgcacgcacgcacgcacgcacgcacactatcagacagagagacagacagacaggggtaCTCACTGAGGTACATGTGGAAGCCCAGCAGGTGGCTGAGGAGGGTGCAGGACAGCAGGCCCAGGCCGATGGTGACGGCCGCCAGGACGGGGATCACCGCCCCGGCCGAGTCAACGGGAGCCAGGGGCAGGAAGACGAACCACAGCCCCGTGTCGTTGgtcactagagagagagggagagggagagggggagagagagagggagagggggagagagagagagagagagagagagagagagagagagagagagagagagagagagagagagagagagagagagagagagagagagagagagagagagagagagagagagagagagagagagagagagagagaaagaaagagagagagagagagagagagagagatttagtaACTAGAAATTAGCATCAATGAGAtggtatatttatttttaatgaccCGTATCGTATCGGGTCCACTGTGCAAGGATCGAATAAATGATTTAATCATTGGTGTATACAAATGAATTAAAAAGGGGTTAGTTTAAAACACACTCAGCAATCATGTCTCAAAGCACTCTTgctttttttatatagtttcaACATCGTAGCAAAGCCTGCAGGCGGATTCCACAAAAAAGGACAATAGGCCTCAATTGTAATCTGTTACACAAACATATAAAACGTATAACTCTGTTTTACTGAAAAAACATAGTCGCCCGTTTCATTGACgtgtgtttttttgcatttggGTTGTGGCTTTTGCATTTTTTGATTTGGTTGATGGAATGTTCACTTTTGAATTTGCAGCACGATTTGGATACACCGTTAATTCGGCAGGTCTCGGCCGAATGAACGAACTATGCATAGGAAAACAATTGGCCTAGTCACGCTTTGAATTCAAGTTGATAGACTAATTATAAATGTTGCCATTTTTTGCTGAGCTCTGCATTCTTTGCTGAAGTTGTGCTTAATGATTTGTggataataattaattatatttatgTTATAAAGCAGGCACTTCAGTGACGTTTTTTCCATGTGCTGTTGGAAGCCAAGCTTCATTGTTATAATAATACATGGAAAAAAATCGAAATGCAAATGAAAATAGCCTAggcatttattttgttgatgtatctTGAAACCGTGCCAGAACCTCGACCCACCttggaagtgtgtgtctgtgcgcagcTGGGATGGATCCAGTAAAAACTGAATGAAGACATAGGTGGCGCTCACCAGGACCAGGCAGATCCCGAGCAGGGCTGAGATGACACTGTTGAGGAAGAGCCTGGACAGAGAGTTGGAATTATTTGAGGGCTCAAATTTCAACAGTTCAAAATGGTCCGAAATGCAATTGATACACTGCATAAGATTTACATTCCAACATATTTCACCACACACGATTAAGAAACGATATTAGAAAACAAATCACATGCACTCAAGAATGCCTGCAAGTAGGTTTTGGTTAGCATGGTTAGGGGGAATTCGACTCTGGACAGAGGGAGGCTCTGGTTAGGCTGGTTAGCTAGAACAGTATTTACTACGGTGGTTTGAAGTCATTACAGACATAATCGTAGTTATTACAGTAGTCTGCTACTCACTTGTAATTCCTTCTCCCCACACAGTTGTTGAGCCACCTGCAGTGATGGTCGAAGCTCGCAACACATTTGTTACACGAGCTGCAGTGCTTCGACTTGGGACCGCTGCAACACAGAACGATGGTTACAACATCAGAAATGGATGGCACGTGGATTGTAAATTAACTGCATTTATAAAGCACTATTCTTGTAACCAGAGGCCAACCAAAGCACTTTACAGTATTGCGGTTTCCAGCCGACCCGCTCGTCTTCCTGAGCAACATGCCGCCCTTAGAAATGACCACCACAGAACCACTGTGTTCTGATAACAGAGCCACTGCAGTAGCATAACAGCCACGAGTATTACCAGAAACACATCAAGTGCTACAAGAAGAATCACATCGAGTTAGTATTTAGGATTGGGTAATTATTATGATGAGCCAAAGGCTGTAAATCCACGATAGGGTTGAGTTAAGATCCCAATCGATACTTTAGTATGGGGGTGTTTTTCTTGACAAGATGATGTTATACATATTGAACATTTATGGCTCTTATGACAAGCTCACACTTCAGGAATATAAAATCTTTACAAAATCCGGTCCAAGAGAGCAGCTCAGATTTAACGACAGTCCAAAGTCTTTTAAAAAATCCCAGCGCGGTTAACTAATCAAATTAATCTGGGGCATTGCATCACAAGATTTCTACAGGACTAACAATCAAGACTTTGAACCTTGCGTACATTTGTCAAGGCTAAGCTATATAGTGCGGCTAGTATAGCGCGAGTCAGATTTAGACAAATATGGCTGGACATTAATTGATAGTAATAAATGACATCTTGTCCACCTTACTTGAGAGTTAATAGGCTATAGTTTCATAAACTGGGTTTGTTTACTCTTTAAAGTGAATATCCTTTCCTTGCATTGtaacacattttcaaattaGAGCAAATGAGATTGTGCGGGCCATCCTCTACTCACACGTCCACCTGACAGAGGTAGCAGTGGCAGTTCTCGATCACGTGGGCGTGTCTGGACCGGTCAAAGACAGGCACAGGACCGCTGGTGGTCTTCCTCCTCACGTTCTGATCAGCTGGATCCAGCGAGACCGCCATCACGTGAACACACAGGTGGCCGACCAACATGATGCCTGTACACTGGAAGGCAGCTTAGGATGAAACAGAACCAAAGCAGCCCTACCTTCATCCTCCTGCACTCACAGCACACCGGAAGGCACCTCAGGATTGATCCCTCCACCCTacctccctcttcatctctcaaCCCTCCTGccatctcctccttctgcctcctccctccatcacctccctccatcacctccctccatctcctccctccacctcttccttcaACAATGTGTCCTAGCTCTTTACCTTTAGCATTACAAAGTGTCCTAGCTCCTGAAAGGATACAATGTGTCCTTGCTCCTTACCTTTACCACAACAATGTGTCCTAGCCCCTAGCTCCTAAAAGGATACAATCAGTCCTGGGTCCTTACCTTTACATTACAATGTGTCCTAGCTCCTAAAAGGATACAATGGGTCCTAGGTCCTTACCTTTAAGAATAAAATGTGTCCTAGCTCCTAAAAGTACACAATGCGTTCTTGGTCCTTACCTTTACAATGCAATGTGTCCTAGCTCCTAAAAGGACACAATGTGTCCTATAGGTCCTTATATTTAAGAATAAAATGTGTCCTAGCTCCTCAAAGGATGCAATGTATCCTAGCTCCTTACCCTTAAGGATACCATGGTGTCCCATCATCTATCTCCTTGAAGGAAATGATGTGTCCTAGCTTGTTGGCTCCTTACCTTAAGAATACAATGTGTGCTAGCTCCTTTAAGGATACAAGGTGTCCTTGCGCCTTACCTTATAGCATACAATGTATCCTAGCTCCTAATGTGTCCTAGGTCCTAGCTCCTTGAAGGATACGATGTAGCCAGCCGGCAGCCAGTGTGGAGGTAGCAGAGGGATGAAAATTCCCAGGCTGGTGATGGCAAAGAAGAGGTAGAGCAGCCAGGCCAGCAGCTGGAGAGGGTGGGGTGGCCAGCTCCACCCATTGGTCCGGGAACAAAGAGGCACTTGGTCACCTCCACCTGCTTCGCTTACTGGGGAGGTTCGGTTGGGGTTCCTACTGCACACATCCATCTCTTTCCCTTTAGCCAAACCAAGACCTCTTCCACCCACCACCGCATGGCCCTTCGTCACCACCCTATTGTATCATGCCTAGACGATCTATGCCCCTATCCATcagcctatatatatgtatgcatatattggTAGATATATCTCTATGGTTCTATATACATCGATTTCTATATCAATAGCAATGTATATAGGGATATATCTTTAGATCCATAAATTGCGAAGCTGTATCCTCGCCGCCTTCATGATCGCAACGTCACCGTAATAATAACAACTCTTGATGAGCGTTATCGATATATAGTATTGATGATGAGCAACGTTATAGATATACTCAGAATAACCTGATCCGTTGCCGCTAGCTGGAGGAATCAGAATGTCCCTCTGATCGATGCTATTCTGACCAGCCCGTTCTAATCGATACGCGTGAGATAAATATTTTGAAGGTGTAAATATAGCTAAATTAGTAACCTTAGTTATTAGCGTTAGCTAGTATGGTTATTTTGTGATGATAGTTAGCTTGCGCCAACAAGAATGCTAACAGGCTAGCGTCTCTAGCGTCTGTGTACTGTTTCCGTGGCAACGAACCGGGCTGGGGCTGGTTGCTGATTGGCTAAACGATTTATGTTGCGTTCAGGCTCTATGGGAGTTAGGGAAACTACCAAGTTCGACTTGAAACTGACAATGATTACGATTTTCTCGGAAGATCTGATATACCGTATTCTATGTTATCATGAAATGTctatatgtgtttttttcaagTGTTTCTGAGGGTTTTTAAGTGTTTTCTAAGTCTAATTTTCCTCTAAAATTATTTAAATTAGCACTTTATTTTTGGATAGCACACACAGCGCCACTATTGTACAAAGTCACTTTAATCAAATAATGTAGGGACATGAACAAGGGAATATTTGGGAACATCACATTTAGTCAaatcatatatatttaaaaattcACAGTTTAAGTGAGGGAGAAATCTCACGGCTTTACAACAGCTGAGGTTTAAATAGTCCAGTTTGATTGATTAGCCCCCCAAAAACCAACCCAACCTACCCGGACACCAGACTACAGaagtatataggcctacaatcGTCGCAAAACAGGGTTCTAAATTCAGATTTTGTGATTTAATAATTGCAGTCGCCATTAACCACTTGCAAATATGAATACGACGATgaacaacaaaaataacaaggagaataataagaaaaaacaatgatacatataataatagtaataataataataataataataataatagcgtAGGCCTGCAAAGTGCTTAATGTGTgaataagtaaaaaaaagaatcatctATGTTATCAAATAAATGGGCGGAAATGTGAATATGATCTATATTTCAAGGCACATTATACCCACATCGACATATCTTTATTGTCAGATATATTTACACATGCCAGTGTTTTCATGCTGGGTGGGTTAGGGCTAACAATATTATAAATCTGTCTGTACATGTCCCGGTGATTCAAGAGATGGTTGTAATAGGGACAGTGTCACTACAGCAAAACAAACATTTCCATGATCCTTTCAGCAACCCATCAATTCCCTCCACTTTCTGGATGAAGCCAAACTGGCAAACAGGCTACTGTTCTGATTTCtcctcattgttgttgttgttgttgttgttgttgttgttgttgttgttgttgacaccGGCTTGTAGACCAAGCCCTGGGTGCCTCCTAAGAGCCTGAGGCATCAACTTCTTCTTAACAAACAGTTTCTGGAGGAATGTGTCACTGACGCTGTATGGAAGGTAGCTAGAGAGGAAGTACATGAAGCCCACTCCAGGCCCAGCGTAGTAGCGCACGCGGGGCTGAGGGGAGAGCAGAGCCTGGACGATGGCATTCACCACAGGGCTCAGGTCCTCCGCAGCATTCCTGGCATGTTCCTGGAACAGCTCTCTTGTCTCGGCCAAGTAGTCCTGCCCGTATTCCTCCAGCAGAGCGGGACCGAGGTTGAGGAGAAGGTGGTCCTGCTGCCTCCCCCAGTAGAGCTCGTTACCCGACTGACCTGCAAGACACAGCTGGGATTACTTCTGTACTAACCCTAGTTAGTCTTACTAGTTCGCACTTACTATCACGATTCACTTACTATCGCAATCTGTCAGTAACTATCACTACTCACTAACTATCAAAAGCTATCAGTAACTATCATATTCACTGTCTAACAATAACTAGCTTTAAATTACTAGCTAACTGTCCCAAACTATCACTAGCTATAACTAACCATCACTGACTATCACCGCAACTATCCCCAGATATCACTATCAGTAACTTACTAGCTATACTAGCTAAACTATCTATCTAACTATCGCCTGTTAGCCAATTTCGCCTGTGTTAGCGTTGTGTGATGGTTGGGTTAGTGAGTGTGATAGTTGGGTAGGTTAGTGTGATAGTTGGGTTAGTGAATGTGGACGTTGGGTTGCTGAGGGTTTTACCTGTCCTATATGAGGAAGGCAGGATGGTGGACACTTGGACCCCCCAGGGCTCCAGCTCATGGCGGAGGGTGTTAGTTAAGAGGTTGAGTGCTGCTTTAGACGCACCGTAAGCTGCTAGACAGGGGAAGGGCTGATCCCCTAAACCACAGAACCGTCAAGTTAGTTACACAAAAACCCATGAATAAGTTACACACCGAAGACCAATAGGCTAGTTACGAAAAAAGTTTCTCGTTAATTACACCCCAAAACCTATGAATTAGGTACACCCCAAAAGCCCACAAATAAGTTGCTCCCCAAATCCCCATAGGTAAGACCCAAAATCCAAGTTTGGGCCTTAAACTTGGTAACCTGAATATTTAACAATTCGATCATATAATTGATAATAATGCACACCTCTCAGCCCCTAGATCTGTGCGTCCATACCTGCAGGGCTAGATACGGTCACGATGCGGCCCCTGCTCcggcggaggagagggaggagggtctTAGTGACGCTCAGACTGCCGAAGAAGTTGACCTCCATGCAGCGGCGGTACGTTGACATCAGGGAAAGCTCTGCATCCCCAAAgttcacacacactcctgcattGTTTACTAAACCCcatagacctacacacacagacacacgcacacacgcatgcacacagacacacaatcacacagaaacacacacagcacaacatgACTGTGTTTAGTACATGGTACTATGTTGTTACTGTGGCACTAGGTACTGTGTAAAACAGTTCTGAAACAGCTCTGC
This genomic window contains:
- the zdhhc1 gene encoding palmitoyltransferase ZDHHC1, with protein sequence MDVCSRNPNRTSPVSEAGGGDQVPLCSRTNGWSWPPHPLQLLAWLLYLFFAITSLGIFIPLLPPHWLPAGYICTGIMLVGHLCVHVMAVSLDPADQNVRRKTTSGPVPVFDRSRHAHVIENCHCYLCQVDVGPKSKHCSSCNKCVASFDHHCRWLNNCVGRRNYKLFLNSVISALLGICLVLVSATYVFIQFLLDPSQLRTDTHFQVTNDTGLWFVFLPLAPVDSAGAVIPVLAAVTIGLGLLSCTLLSHLLGFHMYLMWNRLSTYEYIVKQRHRQGTRGASAKTPTRKASANIIQELSYSGTLGYTNPEVDHPRTLAPPDSLQFHMNGEMKRISSGGEEDKTTSHTQRKKKKKRKVHRVPSETHTPPAELCGGPELPHAAFPPRPAPASRAPSLGPGPGPRAPLQAAGPPAEYHSDSAESLEEIPVPLARLGSCSSSGTRALPACTSYGPPLPRFTKRKRRSRDPRRETFPSEPPTVFVSQASGELGEPKGWLIQNSGRSSLA
- the hsd11b2 gene encoding 11-beta-hydroxysteroid dehydrogenase type 2, producing MEERGLSLWIYVGVLALMLMGALQRVLPLHLSSWPALVARLWASALMEWLGAFWTAALLIFSLALGLAWWLRSARVSGVALLAPEGRAVCITGCDSGFGKASAKRLDALGFKVFATVMDLSGEGAMELRSACSSRLSLLQVDITRPEQVQQMLLAIKTELGLKGLWGLVNNAGVCVNFGDAELSLMSTYRRCMEVNFFGSLSVTKTLLPLLRRSRGRIVTVSSPAGDQPFPCLAAYGASKAALNLLTNTLRHELEPWGVQVSTILPSSYRTGQSGNELYWGRQQDHLLLNLGPALLEEYGQDYLAETRELFQEHARNAAEDLSPVVNAIVQALLSPQPRVRYYAGPGVGFMYFLSSYLPYSVSDTFLQKLFVKKKLMPQALRRHPGLGLQAGVNNNNNNNNNNNNNNNEEKSEQ